A genomic segment from Spinacia oleracea cultivar Varoflay chromosome 3, BTI_SOV_V1, whole genome shotgun sequence encodes:
- the LOC130469577 gene encoding uncharacterized protein, which translates to MVGGGSRRRSSEGENGGALREKRERNRDIWVVVCGGSRRSRGGGSLVKLGGGAWQRRGGRQGIGAGDAKGGESRGGSCGGVVVFGGSGWSGDVGWWSGGENGGARWLRWLLLVVGWIESQKNKD; encoded by the exons ATGGTGGGTGGTGGTTCGCGGCGGCGGAGCAGTGAGGGGGAAAATGGTGGTGCATTGCGCGAAAAAAGGGAGAGAAACAGGGATATTTGGGTGGTGGTTTGCGGCGGTTCTAGGAGGAGTAGAGGGGGTGGCTCGCTGGTGAAATTGGGCGGCGGAG CGTGGCAGAGAAGGGGAGGGAGACAGGGGATTGGGGCAGGGGACGCGAAAGGAGGAGAGAGCAGGGGAGGGAGTTGCGGTGGGGTGGTGGTGTTCGGTGGTTCTGGGTGGTCGGGAGATGTGGGGTGGTGGAGTGGTGGTGAGAATGGTGGTGCAcggtggttgaggtggttgttgttggtggttgGTTGGATTGAATCACAGAAAAACAAGGATTGA